From one Orcinus orca chromosome 10, mOrcOrc1.1, whole genome shotgun sequence genomic stretch:
- the ZSCAN9 gene encoding zinc finger and SCAN domain-containing protein 9 isoform X1 has product MNTDSKEVISLDVQARDVWEELTVKAEAESHLQTQESGLKRNNPLAREIFRRRFRQLCYQETPGPREALTRLRDLCYQWLRPHVSTKEQILDLLVLEQFLCILPKEVQGWVQEHCPESGEEAVILLEDLERELDEPQHELVAYRHRREVLSKETVSLGEQMSLGLQSQPKEPQLTCDPAQEPHRIGKTGTFLFCKPVVISQLKGGEEPWSHPTGVLRGTYPDGMTKTENRELVLRKDCPKRVEPHGKMSYGQTWEISQQDPRHREVGDCKGGVERHWGNPLGTGPHRCEECGKSFAQSSGLVRHQRVHTGERPYECNECGKTFSRSSGLFNHRGIHNIQKRYHCKECGKAFSQSAGLIQHQRIHKGEKPYQCSQCNKSYGRRSFLIEHQRSHTGERPHHCNKCGKSFNRHCNLIRHQKIHVVAELV; this is encoded by the exons ATGAATACAGACTCCAAGGAGGTTATATCCCTGGATGTTCAAGCTCGTGAtgtttgggaagaactgacagtGAAAGCAGAGGCAGAAAGTCACCTCCAAACGCAGGAATCCGGACTGAAACGCAATAATCCACTGGCAAGGGAGATCTTCCGAAGGCGCTTTCGACAGCTCTGCTACCAGGAGACCCCTGGACCAAGGGAGGCTCTCACCCGACTCCGGGATCTTTGCTACCAGTGGTTGAGGCCGCATGTGAGCACGAAGGAGCAAATTCTGGACCTGCTGGTGCTGGAGCAGTTCCTGTGTATCCTGCCCAAGGAGGTGCAGGGCTGGGTGCAGGAGCACTGTCCAGAGAGTGGGGAAGAGGCAGTGATTCTGCTGGAGGATCTGGAGAGAGAGCTCGATGAACCACAACATGAG TTGGTAGCCTACAGACACCGACGAGAAGTCCTCTCTAAAGAGACAGTGTCTCTAGGAGAGCAGATGTCACTGGGCCTTCAGTCCCAGCCTAAGGAGCCCCAGCTCACATGTGACCCTGCTCAGGAGCCCCACCGTATCGGAAAGACAG GcacatttctgttttgcaaaccTGTTGTCATCTCCCAGCTAAAAGGAGGAGAAGAACCATGGTCTCACCCCACAGGAGTCCTAAGAGGTACCTATCCAG ATGGAATGACCAAGACTGAGAACAGAGAGTTGGTGCTAAGGAAAGACTGTCCTAAGAGAGTGGAACCACATGGGAAAATGTCTTACGGACAGACCTGGGAGATATCACAGCAGGATCCGCGACACAGAGAAGTTGGTGACTGCAAGGGTGGGGTAGAGAGGCACTGGGGAAACCCCTTAGGAACCGGACCACACAGATGTGAAGAATGTGGGAAGAGCTTTGCTCAGAGCTCAGGTCTTGTTCGACATCAaagagttcacactggagaaagacCCTACGAATGTAATGAGTGTGGGAAAACCTTCAGTCGGAGTTCGGGTCTTTTTAATCACCGAGGAATCCACAATATTCAGAAACGGTACCACTGTAAGgagtgtgggaaggccttcagtCAGAGTGCCGGTCTCATCCAGCATCAGAGAATCCACAAGGGAGAAAAGCCCTATCAGTGCAGCCAGTGCAACAAGAGCTACGGTCGGCGTTCATTTCTCATCGAGCATCAGAGAAGCCACACAGGGGAGCGAcctcaccattgcaacaaatgTGGGAAAAGCTTTAATCGCCACTGCAACCTCATCCGCCATCAGAAGATCCACGTGGTGGCAGAGCTGGTCTAA
- the ZSCAN9 gene encoding zinc finger and SCAN domain-containing protein 9 isoform X2, giving the protein MNTDSKEVISLDVQARDVWEELTVKAEAESHLQTQESGLKRNNPLAREIFRRRFRQLCYQETPGPREALTRLRDLCYQWLRPHVSTKEQILDLLVLEQFLCILPKEVQGWVQEHCPESGEEAVILLEDLERELDEPQHELVAYRHRREVLSKETVSLGEQMSLGLQSQPKEPQLTCDPAQEPHRIGKTGTFLFCKPVVISQLKGGEEPWSHPTGVLRDGMTKTENRELVLRKDCPKRVEPHGKMSYGQTWEISQQDPRHREVGDCKGGVERHWGNPLGTGPHRCEECGKSFAQSSGLVRHQRVHTGERPYECNECGKTFSRSSGLFNHRGIHNIQKRYHCKECGKAFSQSAGLIQHQRIHKGEKPYQCSQCNKSYGRRSFLIEHQRSHTGERPHHCNKCGKSFNRHCNLIRHQKIHVVAELV; this is encoded by the exons ATGAATACAGACTCCAAGGAGGTTATATCCCTGGATGTTCAAGCTCGTGAtgtttgggaagaactgacagtGAAAGCAGAGGCAGAAAGTCACCTCCAAACGCAGGAATCCGGACTGAAACGCAATAATCCACTGGCAAGGGAGATCTTCCGAAGGCGCTTTCGACAGCTCTGCTACCAGGAGACCCCTGGACCAAGGGAGGCTCTCACCCGACTCCGGGATCTTTGCTACCAGTGGTTGAGGCCGCATGTGAGCACGAAGGAGCAAATTCTGGACCTGCTGGTGCTGGAGCAGTTCCTGTGTATCCTGCCCAAGGAGGTGCAGGGCTGGGTGCAGGAGCACTGTCCAGAGAGTGGGGAAGAGGCAGTGATTCTGCTGGAGGATCTGGAGAGAGAGCTCGATGAACCACAACATGAG TTGGTAGCCTACAGACACCGACGAGAAGTCCTCTCTAAAGAGACAGTGTCTCTAGGAGAGCAGATGTCACTGGGCCTTCAGTCCCAGCCTAAGGAGCCCCAGCTCACATGTGACCCTGCTCAGGAGCCCCACCGTATCGGAAAGACAG GcacatttctgttttgcaaaccTGTTGTCATCTCCCAGCTAAAAGGAGGAGAAGAACCATGGTCTCACCCCACAGGAGTCCTAAGAG ATGGAATGACCAAGACTGAGAACAGAGAGTTGGTGCTAAGGAAAGACTGTCCTAAGAGAGTGGAACCACATGGGAAAATGTCTTACGGACAGACCTGGGAGATATCACAGCAGGATCCGCGACACAGAGAAGTTGGTGACTGCAAGGGTGGGGTAGAGAGGCACTGGGGAAACCCCTTAGGAACCGGACCACACAGATGTGAAGAATGTGGGAAGAGCTTTGCTCAGAGCTCAGGTCTTGTTCGACATCAaagagttcacactggagaaagacCCTACGAATGTAATGAGTGTGGGAAAACCTTCAGTCGGAGTTCGGGTCTTTTTAATCACCGAGGAATCCACAATATTCAGAAACGGTACCACTGTAAGgagtgtgggaaggccttcagtCAGAGTGCCGGTCTCATCCAGCATCAGAGAATCCACAAGGGAGAAAAGCCCTATCAGTGCAGCCAGTGCAACAAGAGCTACGGTCGGCGTTCATTTCTCATCGAGCATCAGAGAAGCCACACAGGGGAGCGAcctcaccattgcaacaaatgTGGGAAAAGCTTTAATCGCCACTGCAACCTCATCCGCCATCAGAAGATCCACGTGGTGGCAGAGCTGGTCTAA